One uncultured Tolumonas sp. genomic window carries:
- a CDS encoding FIST N-terminal domain-containing protein, whose translation MFSFFGKKVAETANNQPVVHVLRSAAQKLLQDLQEWLPKGAEPALLVAYISPHIDFNQCCQTLKQYLSNRAPKCQLLATTTAGELCHQPDTASSLYCDTGSSWNTIVVQAFDQRLLQQVMITSVALNNEDLKRGEISVSHHDRVQRIAQSLARLSIPFPIKHHDTVALTFLDGLSASESFFSEAVYSSRHFPCHFIGGSAGGKLDFKNTYIYDGKQIRQGHAVIAFMKINPAYRYAIFTSHNFEKEDVSFLITEASQEQRWVKSVLTDDHHVISFIDALKKHFRVSNNHDLERQLEDYSFAIEIEGQLFIRSIAGFDFENDRVSFFCDLSMGELLFLVKRQDLVQRTEQDFREFMATKPHAKPVGGILNDCILRRLHNQQSLAQVHSFDAIPTAGFSTFGELYGVNINQTLTALFFFQLENSDVHFSDESVDLFPILYAQFQNYGLQRQIKKMDILNKIRKEVILKHEHYRAQMPDVIPQLDDIERDIINIGQRLEYIGKNAVLTEADQQGISDFLALNSVIKSTRSDMERVNAQVKTLAQLTKIFD comes from the coding sequence ATGTTTTCATTTTTTGGAAAAAAAGTTGCAGAAACCGCCAATAATCAACCCGTTGTCCATGTCTTACGCTCTGCTGCACAGAAGTTGTTACAAGATCTGCAGGAGTGGTTACCCAAAGGCGCTGAGCCTGCGCTCTTAGTGGCATATATCAGTCCACATATCGATTTTAATCAGTGTTGCCAGACGCTGAAACAATATCTGAGCAACCGTGCGCCTAAATGCCAGTTATTGGCTACCACCACCGCGGGGGAGTTATGCCACCAGCCGGATACGGCTTCTTCTCTCTATTGTGATACCGGTAGTAGCTGGAATACCATTGTCGTACAGGCATTTGATCAACGATTACTGCAACAAGTGATGATCACCAGTGTGGCGTTGAATAATGAAGATCTAAAACGCGGCGAGATCAGCGTATCACATCACGATCGCGTACAACGGATTGCGCAATCACTGGCACGTCTCTCTATTCCATTTCCCATCAAACATCATGATACCGTTGCCCTAACCTTCCTGGATGGTTTGAGTGCCTCAGAGTCTTTTTTCAGCGAAGCGGTTTACAGCAGCCGTCATTTTCCTTGTCATTTTATTGGCGGCTCAGCGGGTGGCAAACTCGATTTTAAAAATACCTATATTTATGACGGCAAGCAGATCCGGCAAGGGCATGCTGTGATTGCGTTTATGAAGATTAATCCAGCCTATCGTTATGCCATTTTTACTTCGCATAATTTTGAAAAAGAGGATGTCTCTTTTTTGATCACCGAAGCCTCACAGGAACAACGTTGGGTCAAATCCGTGTTGACAGATGATCATCATGTTATTTCATTCATTGATGCGTTGAAGAAACATTTCCGCGTCAGTAATAACCATGATTTAGAGCGTCAGCTGGAAGATTACAGCTTTGCCATTGAGATCGAAGGTCAGCTGTTTATTCGCAGTATTGCCGGCTTTGATTTTGAAAATGATCGGGTCTCTTTTTTCTGCGACTTGTCGATGGGTGAGTTACTGTTTCTGGTTAAACGACAAGATTTAGTCCAACGTACCGAACAGGATTTCCGTGAGTTTATGGCAACAAAACCACACGCTAAGCCCGTCGGCGGTATCTTAAACGACTGTATTTTACGTCGCCTGCACAATCAGCAAAGCCTAGCTCAGGTACACAGTTTTGATGCGATCCCGACCGCTGGGTTTTCAACGTTTGGTGAGCTGTATGGGGTGAATATCAATCAGACACTGACCGCATTGTTTTTCTTCCAACTGGAAAACAGTGATGTGCATTTTTCAGATGAGTCGGTCGATCTGTTTCCCATTTTGTATGCGCAATTTCAAAATTATGGCTTACAACGACAAATCAAAAAGATGGATATCTTGAATAAGATCCGCAAAGAAGTGATTTTAAAACACGAGCATTACCGTGCGCAGATGCCCGATGTGATACCTCAGTTAGATGACATCGAACGTGACATTATAAATATTGGTCAACGATTGGAATATATCGGGAAAAATGCTGTTTTAACAGAAGCCGATCAGCAAGGTATATCTGATTTTTTAGCTTTGAATTCAGTGATTAAGAGCACTCGTTCCGATATGGAAAGAGTCAATGCACAAGTAAAAACGCTGGCGCAACTCACCAAGATATTTGATTAA
- the hpt gene encoding hypoxanthine phosphoribosyltransferase, translating into MKHKIDVMISEEDVQAKVAELGRQITAHYQGTSELVLVGLLRGSCLFLADLSRHIDLPVSLDFMTASSYGNSTTTSREVRVLKDLDDEIKGKDVLIVEDIIDSGFTLSKIRDIIGLREPKSLAICTLLNKPARREVQVPVEWTGFTIPDEFVVGYGIDYAQLYRNLRFIGKVIPQE; encoded by the coding sequence ATGAAACACAAAATTGATGTGATGATCTCGGAAGAAGATGTTCAGGCCAAAGTGGCTGAACTGGGGCGTCAGATCACCGCACATTATCAGGGAACCTCTGAGCTGGTTCTGGTTGGTTTATTACGCGGTTCTTGTTTGTTTTTGGCTGATCTGAGCCGTCATATTGATTTGCCGGTGAGCCTCGATTTCATGACCGCATCCAGTTACGGCAACAGTACGACAACTTCTCGCGAAGTGCGGGTGCTGAAAGATCTGGACGATGAAATCAAAGGCAAAGATGTGTTGATCGTGGAAGACATCATCGACAGCGGTTTTACGTTAAGCAAAATCCGCGACATCATCGGTTTGCGTGAACCCAAATCACTGGCGATTTGTACGCTGCTGAATAAACCGGCGCGTCGTGAAGTGCAAGTGCCGGTCGAGTGGACAGGCTTTACTATCCCGGATGAATTTGTGGTGGGTTACGGCATCGATTACGCCCAGCTGTATCGCAATCTGCGTTTTATCGGCAAGGTGATCCCGCAGGAATAA